From Phycodurus eques isolate BA_2022a chromosome 20, UOR_Pequ_1.1, whole genome shotgun sequence, a single genomic window includes:
- the clic1 gene encoding chloride intracellular channel protein 1, translating to MSDAIPPKVELFVKAGSDGQSIGNCPFSQRLFMVLWLKGVTFDVTTVDMKRKPDILNDLAPGAQPPFLLYGSEVKTDTNKIEEFLEDNLCPPKYPRLAARNPESNTAGMDVFSKFSSYIKNSNPQTNENLEKGLLKALKKLDDYLGSPLPDEIDENSADEVTSSTRPFLDGQDLTLADCNLLPKLHIVKVVCLKYRKFSIPQSLSNLWRYLNAAYARDEFASTCPIDDEIHVAYSSVAKVLK from the exons ATGAGCGACGCCATTCCGCCCAAAGTGGAACTTTTCGTCAAG gCAGGGAGCGATGGCCAGAGTATCGGCAACTGTCCCTTCTCTCAGCGCCTCTTCATGGTGTTGTGGCTAAAAGGAGTCACGTTTGATGTCACCACAGTGGACATGAAGAG GAAGCCGGACATCTTGAACGACCTGGCTCCGGGTGCCCAGCCGCCTTTCCTGTTGTATGGCAGCGAGGTGAAAACTGACACCAACAAGATTGAGGAGTTCCTGGAGGATAATCTCTGCCCCCCAAA GTATCCTCGTTTGGCAGCTCGTAACCCTGAGTCAAACACAGCAGGAATGGATGTATTTTCCAAGTTCTCATCTTACATCAAGAACTCCAACCCTCAGACCAATGAAA ATCTCGAGAAAGGCCTTCTGAAGGCTCTGAAGAAACTCGACGACTACCTCGGCTCCCCACTTCCTGATGAAATCGACGAAAATAGcgcagatgaggtcacttcctcGACCCGCCCCTTCCTTGACGGCCAAGACCTTACACTCGCTGACTGCAACTTGCTGCCAAAGCTCCACATTGTCAAG GTTGTGTGTTTAAAATACCGAAAATTCAGCATCCCTCAGTCTCTGTCCAACCTGTGGAGGTACCTGAACGCAGCATACGCCCGGGACGAGTTTGCCTCCACCTGCCCGATCGATGACGAGATCCACGTGGCTTATTCTTCTGTGGCCAAAGTTCTAAAGTAG
- the LOC133395656 gene encoding lymphocyte antigen 6B-like produces the protein MSASQLLLLFCLPLANCLTCYTCVFPAISPLDCLEFPEKCTDGHRCLSSVATAKRGALQITMYEKSCAAPSQCGVSGQKYTSGLYFNFTNVCCNTDLCNGASSLGATKWGGAALCLLLALSLLLA, from the exons ATGTCTGCCTCGCAGCTTCTGCTACTGTTTTGTCTTCCCTTGGCAA atTGTTTGACGTGTTATACTTGTGTATTTCCCgccatttctcctctggactgCCTTGAGTTTCCCGAGAAGTGCACTGATGGACATCGCTGCCTGTCCAGCGTTGCAACAGCAAAACGAG GTGCACTTCAAATAACCATGTACGAAAAGAGCTGTGCCGCTCCCTCCCAGTGTGGTGTGAGCGGGCAGAAATACACCAGCGGCCTTTATTTCAACTTCACCAACGTGTGCTGCAACACAGACCTCTGTAACGGGGCGTCATCTCTCGGTGCCACCAAGTGGGGAGGAGCGGCGCTCTGCCTGCTACTTGCACTCAGCCTCCTGCTGGCCTGA